The following proteins are encoded in a genomic region of Streptococcus constellatus subsp. constellatus:
- the glmM gene encoding phosphoglucosamine mutase: MGKYFGTDGVRGEANVELTPELAFKLGRFGGYVLSQHEKDVPRVFVGRDTRISGEMLESALIAGLLSVGIRVYKLGVIATPGVAYLVKSEKASAGVMISASHNPALDNGIKFFGGDGYKLDDDRELEIEALLDAKEDNLPRPSAEGLGTLMDYPEGLRKYQQYLVSTGLDLDGMKVALDTANGAASTSARQVFADLGARLTVIGENPDGLNINLNVGSTHPEKLQETVRESGSALGLAFDGDSDRLIAVDENGEIVDGDKIMYIIGKYLSGKGLLAQNTIVTTVMSNLGFHKALDREGINKVITAVGDRYVVEEMRKSGYNLGGEQSGHVIIMDYNTTGDGQLTAVQLTKVMRETGKTLSELASEVTIYPQKLVNIRVENTMKDKAVEVPAIKAVIEKMEEEMAGNGRILVRPSGTEPLLRVMAEAPSHEEVDYYVNTIADIVRAEIGIE, from the coding sequence ATGGGAAAATATTTCGGAACGGACGGAGTTCGTGGAGAAGCAAATGTGGAATTAACGCCAGAATTGGCGTTTAAATTAGGGCGATTTGGTGGCTATGTATTGAGCCAACATGAGAAAGATGTGCCGCGCGTCTTTGTAGGACGTGACACACGTATTTCAGGAGAAATGCTGGAAAGTGCATTAATAGCAGGACTTTTATCGGTTGGAATCCGTGTTTACAAGCTTGGGGTTATCGCAACACCAGGTGTGGCTTATCTGGTGAAGTCAGAAAAAGCAAGTGCTGGGGTCATGATTTCAGCTAGCCATAATCCTGCACTTGACAACGGTATTAAATTTTTCGGCGGAGATGGTTATAAGCTAGATGATGATCGCGAGTTAGAAATTGAAGCACTTCTTGATGCTAAAGAAGACAATTTACCACGTCCAAGTGCGGAAGGATTAGGGACCCTGATGGATTATCCAGAAGGGCTACGCAAATATCAGCAGTATCTCGTATCGACTGGTCTTGATTTAGACGGAATGAAAGTTGCTCTGGATACAGCGAACGGTGCCGCTTCAACAAGTGCTCGCCAGGTGTTTGCCGATTTGGGAGCTAGATTGACAGTCATCGGAGAAAATCCAGATGGGTTGAATATCAATTTAAATGTAGGTTCTACACATCCTGAAAAATTGCAAGAAACAGTTCGTGAATCAGGCTCAGCACTTGGTTTGGCATTTGATGGAGATAGTGATCGCTTGATTGCGGTAGATGAAAATGGTGAGATTGTTGATGGTGATAAAATCATGTACATCATTGGGAAATATCTCTCTGGAAAAGGTTTACTAGCCCAAAATACAATCGTAACAACTGTTATGTCAAACCTAGGTTTCCATAAAGCTTTGGATCGTGAAGGTATTAATAAAGTGATTACAGCTGTTGGTGACCGTTATGTCGTAGAAGAAATGCGCAAATCGGGTTACAATCTTGGTGGTGAGCAATCAGGGCATGTCATTATCATGGATTATAATACGACGGGTGACGGTCAGCTGACAGCCGTTCAATTGACAAAAGTAATGAGAGAAACAGGTAAAACTTTATCTGAATTAGCTTCAGAAGTGACTATTTATCCGCAAAAATTGGTTAATATCCGTGTTGAAAATACTATGAAGGACAAGGCCGTGGAAGTTCCTGCTATTAAAGCTGTGATTGAAAAAATGGAAGAAGAAATGGCTGGAAATGGTCGCATTCTTGTTCGTCCAAGCGGAACAGAGCCTCTTTTACGAGTCATGGCGGAAGCACCAAGTCATGAGGAAGTCGATTATTACGTTAATACAATTGCAGATATTGTACGCGCTGAAATTGGTATTGAATAA
- a CDS encoding CdaR family protein, whose translation MKNRKQIWYIVSSIFFAAVLFIYATTTNYQNNSSARQTTSETYTNALPSVPIDIKYNSEKYFISGFASEVSVVLTGSNRVTLASEMQESTRKFKVVADLTKATEGTREVPLAIKNLPSGLTATVTPAKITVKIGKKASKTFEVKTTISSAQLADGSTVDRVSIADNKVTVTSDEDTLEKVDHVEAALPTSEKISNNYTGTVPLQAVDASGTVLPSVITPYETTIKITVKSSSSSSSSTSSSK comes from the coding sequence ATGAAAAATCGTAAGCAGATTTGGTATATCGTTTCTTCCATCTTTTTTGCTGCTGTTTTATTTATTTATGCAACAACGACAAATTACCAAAATAACTCAAGTGCTAGACAAACTACGTCTGAAACGTACACGAATGCCTTGCCTAGTGTCCCAATTGATATTAAATACAATAGTGAAAAGTATTTTATTAGTGGTTTTGCGTCCGAAGTATCAGTAGTGTTAACGGGTTCCAATCGTGTGACACTTGCTAGTGAGATGCAAGAAAGTACTCGAAAGTTTAAAGTTGTAGCGGATTTAACAAAAGCTACGGAAGGAACAAGAGAGGTACCTTTAGCTATTAAAAATTTACCAAGTGGGTTGACTGCGACTGTTACACCGGCTAAGATTACGGTGAAGATCGGTAAGAAGGCAAGTAAAACATTTGAAGTTAAAACAACGATTAGTTCTGCTCAGTTGGCAGATGGTTCAACGGTTGATCGGGTAAGTATTGCTGATAATAAAGTAACAGTCACAAGTGATGAAGATACTTTAGAAAAAGTTGATCATGTAGAAGCAGCTCTTCCCACAAGTGAAAAAATTTCGAACAATTATACCGGAACTGTGCCTTTGCAAGCGGTTGATGCTAGCGGAACAGTATTGCCGAGTGTGATTACCCCTTATGAGACAACGATAAAAATTACAGTAAAATCATCAAGCTCGTCTTCAAGTTCGACGAGCTCATCCAAATAA
- the cdaA gene encoding diadenylate cyclase CdaA translates to MNFQQLSNLQYWSSLFSSPWSIVINIIDIALVAWILFYFTKAIAGTKIMILVRGVLIFVLAQILANAIGLTTVSWLINQVITYGVIAAVVIFTPEIRTGLERLGRATDLFSTAPISSEEKMVQAFVKAVNYMSPRKIGALVAIQGSRTLQEYIATGIPLDADVSGELLINIFIPNTPLHDGAVIVRDNKIAVSCAYLPLTENTGISKEFGTRHRAAIGLSEVSDALTFVVSEETGGISITHNGVFKHDLTLEEFEAELRKVLISDEQPKSPFKNRVLGGWKHEKS, encoded by the coding sequence ATGAATTTTCAGCAATTGTCCAATCTCCAATATTGGTCTAGTTTATTTTCTAGTCCTTGGAGTATTGTCATCAATATCATCGATATTGCACTGGTTGCTTGGATTTTATTTTATTTTACAAAAGCAATCGCTGGCACTAAGATTATGATTCTCGTTCGAGGGGTTTTGATTTTTGTACTGGCTCAGATTCTTGCCAATGCAATTGGTTTAACAACGGTTTCTTGGTTAATCAATCAAGTCATTACCTATGGAGTTATTGCGGCTGTTGTGATTTTTACACCTGAGATTCGTACAGGTCTGGAAAGGCTGGGGCGTGCAACAGATTTGTTTTCGACAGCACCGATTAGCTCAGAGGAAAAAATGGTGCAGGCATTTGTCAAAGCAGTGAATTATATGAGTCCTCGGAAAATTGGGGCTCTCGTTGCTATCCAAGGAAGCAGAACCTTACAAGAATATATCGCAACAGGGATTCCTTTGGATGCTGATGTGTCAGGTGAGTTGTTAATCAATATTTTCATTCCGAATACACCGTTGCATGACGGAGCTGTTATTGTAAGAGATAATAAAATAGCCGTTTCTTGTGCTTATCTTCCGCTTACAGAAAACACAGGAATTTCTAAGGAATTTGGAACGCGCCACCGTGCTGCAATCGGTCTTTCAGAAGTGTCAGATGCCCTTACTTTTGTAGTTTCGGAGGAAACGGGAGGTATTTCAATCACACATAACGGAGTTTTTAAACACGATCTGACCTTAGAAGAATTTGAAGCAGAATTGCGGAAAGTGCTGATTTCAGATGAACAACCAAAATCACCATTTAAAAATCGTGTGCTAGGAGGTTGGAAACATGAAAAATCGTAA
- the murT gene encoding lipid II isoglutaminyl synthase subunit MurT codes for MKINTLFGKLAGKSSHFVLSKLGRGSTLPGKLALKFDNDILNTLARDYEVVVITGTNGKTLTTALTVGILKEAFGEVVTNPSGANMISGIATTFLTAKKGKSGKNIAVLEIDEASLSHICDYIRPSLFVFTNIFRDQMDRYGEIYTTYQMILDAAAKVPEATVLMNGDSPLFNSVSLKNPVRYYGFDTKKGQAELAHYNTEGILCPTCQHILKYKLNTYANLGDYICEHCDFKRPELDYKLTQLTSLQHNSSEFVIDGQSYHINIGGLYNIYNALAAVSVAQFFGVESATTKAGFDKSRAVFGRQETFKIGDKECTLVLIKNPVGTTQALEMIKLAPYSFSLSVLLNANYADGIDTSWIWDADFEKILDMDISHIIAGGVRHSEIARRLRVTGYDAKRINEVASLSQVFEEIKHQKTRHAYILATYTAMLEFRELLASHQVVRKEMN; via the coding sequence ATGAAGATAAATACATTATTTGGCAAACTTGCAGGGAAATCCTCCCACTTTGTTTTAAGTAAATTGGGGCGCGGATCGACCTTACCCGGAAAGCTTGCTCTAAAATTTGACAACGACATTTTAAATACACTAGCTCGTGATTACGAAGTGGTGGTGATTACAGGGACAAATGGTAAAACTCTGACCACTGCTCTTACAGTTGGAATCCTCAAAGAGGCTTTTGGCGAGGTTGTGACCAATCCCAGCGGAGCCAATATGATTAGTGGAATTGCGACAACTTTCTTGACTGCAAAAAAAGGGAAATCTGGCAAAAATATCGCTGTGCTGGAAATTGATGAAGCTAGCCTCTCCCACATCTGTGATTATATCAGACCGAGCCTTTTCGTCTTTACCAATATTTTCCGTGACCAGATGGACCGCTATGGTGAGATCTACACGACCTACCAGATGATTCTGGATGCAGCGGCCAAGGTACCTGAAGCTACTGTACTGATGAATGGTGATAGCCCACTCTTTAACTCGGTCAGCTTGAAAAATCCTGTCCGCTACTATGGATTTGACACCAAAAAAGGGCAAGCTGAGTTAGCTCATTATAATACCGAGGGCATCCTCTGTCCCACGTGTCAGCATATTTTAAAATACAAGCTCAATACTTATGCCAATCTAGGCGATTATATTTGCGAGCACTGCGATTTTAAACGTCCTGAATTAGACTATAAACTGACCCAATTGACTAGCCTCCAACACAACAGTTCAGAATTTGTCATTGACGGTCAAAGTTACCACATCAACATTGGTGGTCTTTACAATATCTACAACGCTTTAGCTGCAGTTTCTGTTGCTCAGTTCTTTGGAGTTGAATCGGCTACTACCAAGGCTGGTTTTGACAAAAGTAGAGCCGTTTTCGGACGTCAGGAAACTTTCAAAATTGGCGACAAAGAATGCACGCTAGTTCTGATTAAAAATCCCGTTGGAACTACGCAAGCTCTAGAAATGATCAAGCTTGCTCCTTATTCATTCAGTTTGTCAGTTCTCCTCAACGCCAACTACGCAGACGGCATTGATACTAGCTGGATTTGGGACGCTGATTTTGAGAAAATTTTAGACATGGATATCTCGCATATCATTGCTGGTGGTGTTCGTCATTCTGAAATTGCTCGGCGCTTGCGAGTTACTGGTTATGATGCCAAGCGAATCAATGAAGTAGCTAGTTTGAGTCAAGTCTTTGAAGAAATTAAACATCAAAAAACCAGACATGCCTATATCTTAGCAACCTACACCGCCATGTTAGAATTTCGTGAATTACTTGCTTCTCATCAGGTTGTCAGAAAGGAGATGAACTAA
- the gatD gene encoding lipid II isoglutaminyl synthase subunit GatD — protein MVYTSLTSPENRDYTYYLKIAHLYGNLMNTYGDNGNILMLKYVAEKLGARVQIDIVSLEDEFDNDYYDLAFFGGGQDYEQTIVARDLPTKKESLEEFINHDGVVLAICGGFQLLGQYYIEASGRRIEGLGIMGHYTLNQKNNRYIGDIKIHNEEFNETYYGFENHQGRTFLSDDEKPLGKVVYGNGNNQEDGNEGVHYKNVFGSYFHGPILSRNANLAYRLVTTALKNKYGSDIELAAYEDILAQEIPEEYGDVKSKAEFE, from the coding sequence ATGGTTTATACATCCCTTACTTCTCCCGAAAATCGGGATTATACTTATTATTTAAAAATTGCCCATCTCTATGGCAATCTCATGAATACCTATGGTGATAATGGTAATATTCTCATGCTCAAATATGTAGCTGAAAAGCTAGGCGCTCGCGTTCAGATTGATATTGTATCACTTGAAGATGAGTTTGATAATGATTACTATGATTTGGCATTTTTCGGCGGAGGGCAAGATTACGAGCAGACCATTGTGGCACGAGACCTGCCAACAAAAAAAGAGAGTTTGGAAGAATTTATCAATCATGACGGCGTGGTGTTAGCTATCTGTGGTGGCTTTCAGCTTCTAGGGCAATATTACATCGAAGCTTCTGGTCGGCGGATTGAGGGACTTGGAATTATGGGCCATTATACTCTCAATCAAAAAAATAACCGCTACATCGGCGACATTAAGATTCATAACGAAGAATTCAATGAGACCTACTACGGCTTTGAAAATCACCAAGGACGGACCTTCCTCTCCGATGATGAAAAACCACTGGGCAAAGTCGTCTATGGAAATGGCAACAATCAAGAAGACGGCAATGAGGGCGTCCACTATAAGAATGTCTTTGGCTCCTACTTCCACGGTCCCATCTTGTCCCGCAATGCGAACTTGGCCTACCGTCTGGTGACCACCGCTCTGAAAAACAAATATGGCTCAGATATTGAACTAGCCGCTTATGAAGATATCCTAGCCCAAGAAATCCCAGAAGAATATGGAGATGTCAAAAGCAAGGCAGAGTTTGAATAG
- a CDS encoding LapA family protein, whose protein sequence is MKEKLHYILLLITILLVASISLANMQSVNVSFILFSFKLPLIILILVSVLLGSVTTFLISMLKNFSLKKELKKTKEALKNSHTEN, encoded by the coding sequence ATGAAAGAAAAATTACACTATATCCTGCTTTTAATTACCATTTTATTGGTGGCCAGTATTTCCTTGGCCAATATGCAGAGTGTCAATGTTAGCTTTATCCTATTTAGCTTCAAACTGCCCTTAATCATCTTGATTTTGGTCTCAGTGCTCCTAGGCTCTGTCACGACCTTTCTCATCAGCATGCTAAAAAACTTCTCGCTGAAGAAAGAGCTTAAGAAAACCAAAGAAGCACTTAAAAATTCCCATACAGAAAACTAG
- a CDS encoding ABC-F family ATP-binding cassette domain-containing protein — MIILQANKIERSFAGELLFNNINLQVDEGDRIALVGKNGAGKSTLLKILVGEEEPTSGQINKKRDLSLSYLAQDSRFESENTIYDEMLLVFDSLRQQEKRLRQMELQMGELSGEELTALMTQYDQLSEEFRQKGGFTYEADIRAILNGFKFDQSMWQMKISELSGGQNTRLALAKMLLEKPELLVLDEPTNHLDIETIAWLENYLINYSGALIIVSHDRYFLDKVATIMLDLTKHSLDRYVGNYSSFVVQKEQKLATEAKNYEKQQKEIAALEDFVNRNLVRASTTKRAQSRRKQLEKMERLDRPETGGRSANMTFRSDKVSGNVVLTLEDAAIGYGKEVLSEPINLDIRKFNAVAIVGPNGIGKTTLIKSLIGQVPFIRGKEQLGANVEVGYYDQTQSKLTPSNTVLDELWNDFKLTPEVEIRNRLGAFLFSGDDVKKSIGMLSGGERARLILAKLSMENNNFLILDEPTNHLDIDSKEVLENALIDFDGTLLFVSHDRYFINRVATQIIELSETGSTLYLGDYDYYLEKKAEQEALREESEQASPDKPAPANDYQLQKENQKEQRRLARRLEQLEAQIEDLDSQISQLQEAMQATNDASELMESQQQIDQLTAAQEEAMLEWEELAEKV; from the coding sequence ATGATTATTTTACAAGCAAATAAGATTGAACGCTCTTTTGCAGGGGAGCTTCTTTTTAACAATATTAACCTGCAGGTGGATGAGGGTGATCGGATTGCCCTCGTTGGTAAAAATGGAGCTGGGAAGTCAACCCTGCTCAAGATTTTGGTGGGCGAGGAAGAGCCTACTTCTGGTCAGATTAATAAAAAACGAGATCTTTCCCTGTCCTATCTGGCTCAGGACAGCCGCTTTGAGTCGGAGAATACTATCTACGACGAGATGCTGCTGGTCTTTGATAGTCTGCGTCAGCAAGAGAAGAGGTTGCGGCAGATGGAGCTGCAAATGGGAGAATTGTCAGGGGAAGAGCTGACGGCTCTCATGACCCAGTATGACCAGCTGTCAGAGGAATTTCGACAAAAGGGTGGTTTTACCTATGAAGCTGATATTCGAGCTATTTTGAATGGCTTCAAGTTTGACCAGTCCATGTGGCAGATGAAGATTTCTGAGCTGTCAGGCGGGCAGAACACCCGTCTGGCTCTGGCTAAGATGCTGTTGGAGAAGCCAGAACTGCTGGTCTTGGACGAGCCGACCAACCACTTGGATATCGAAACCATTGCCTGGTTGGAGAATTACTTAATCAACTACAGCGGTGCCTTGATCATCGTTAGTCATGACCGCTATTTCCTAGACAAGGTTGCGACTATCATGCTGGATTTGACCAAGCATTCCTTGGATCGCTATGTAGGCAATTACTCCAGTTTTGTGGTCCAAAAGGAGCAGAAGTTAGCCACTGAAGCTAAGAATTACGAAAAGCAACAGAAAGAAATTGCTGCGCTAGAGGACTTTGTCAATCGCAATCTAGTTCGGGCCTCTACTACCAAGCGGGCTCAGTCTCGCCGTAAGCAGCTGGAAAAGATGGAGCGTTTGGACAGACCAGAAACCGGCGGCCGCTCGGCTAATATGACCTTCAGATCTGATAAGGTTTCGGGCAATGTTGTGCTGACCTTGGAAGACGCAGCTATTGGCTACGGAAAGGAAGTCCTGTCAGAGCCGATTAACCTTGACATTCGCAAGTTCAATGCGGTAGCTATTGTCGGGCCAAATGGGATTGGGAAGACGACCTTGATTAAATCACTAATCGGTCAAGTGCCCTTCATCAGAGGCAAGGAGCAGTTGGGGGCTAATGTGGAAGTGGGCTACTATGACCAGACTCAGAGCAAACTGACTCCCAGCAATACGGTTCTCGATGAGCTATGGAATGACTTCAAGCTGACGCCAGAGGTCGAGATTCGCAATCGCTTAGGCGCTTTCCTCTTCTCGGGTGATGATGTCAAGAAGTCGATCGGCATGCTATCGGGTGGAGAGCGGGCGCGGCTGATTCTAGCAAAGTTGTCAATGGAAAACAACAACTTCCTCATCCTAGACGAGCCGACCAACCACCTGGACATTGACAGCAAGGAAGTGCTGGAAAATGCCCTGATTGACTTTGACGGCACCCTACTCTTTGTCAGCCACGACCGTTACTTTATCAATCGCGTGGCCACCCAGATCATCGAGCTTTCTGAGACAGGCTCCACCCTTTATCTGGGTGATTATGACTACTATCTGGAGAAAAAGGCAGAGCAGGAAGCCTTGCGTGAGGAGTCAGAGCAGGCTAGTCCTGACAAACCTGCCCCTGCCAATGACTATCAGCTCCAAAAGGAAAACCAGAAAGAACAGCGCCGGCTGGCCCGTCGCCTAGAGCAATTGGAAGCGCAAATCGAGGACTTGGATAGTCAGATCAGTCAGCTTCAGGAAGCTATGCAGGCTACTAATGATGCCAGTGAACTCATGGAGAGCCAGCAGCAAATCGACCAGTTGACCGCCGCCCAAGAAGAAGCCATGCTAGAATGGGAAGAACTGGCGGAGAAGGTGTGA
- a CDS encoding matrixin family metalloprotease has translation MRFLFRLISRLFRLLWRLVYTVASTALLFVGSLYIVSPSKSNFATGLQQDVNQIYRYVSGQDSQLGVRQNVKDLTKRLSDDHVHQASGVRWDKASATVYIETQDETFRSAYQEAIRAWNQTGAFTFQIVTDKNQANIVATEMNNSTVSAAGEAESKTNLLTKRFTNVTVRLNRYYLLNSQYGYSYERIVNTAEHELGHAIGLEHNEEKSVMQSSGSFYSIQAVDVQTVKELYQS, from the coding sequence ATGAGATTTTTGTTTCGATTGATTTCAAGGTTATTTCGACTGCTCTGGCGATTGGTTTACACAGTTGCATCGACAGCACTTCTTTTTGTAGGAAGCTTGTATATCGTGAGTCCTTCTAAAAGCAATTTTGCGACAGGGCTTCAGCAAGATGTGAACCAAATTTATCGATACGTAAGTGGACAAGATAGTCAGCTAGGTGTCAGGCAAAATGTGAAAGACCTAACCAAGCGGTTATCGGACGATCATGTTCATCAGGCATCTGGTGTTCGGTGGGATAAAGCAAGCGCTACGGTTTATATAGAGACACAAGACGAAACATTTCGCTCAGCTTATCAGGAAGCTATTCGTGCTTGGAATCAAACGGGTGCCTTTACTTTCCAGATTGTAACTGATAAAAATCAAGCCAATATTGTAGCTACAGAGATGAATAATAGCACTGTCAGTGCGGCAGGCGAAGCAGAATCCAAAACCAATTTGCTGACCAAGCGTTTTACAAATGTAACTGTTCGACTAAATCGTTATTATCTATTAAACAGTCAATATGGCTACTCTTATGAGCGAATCGTAAACACAGCAGAACATGAATTGGGACATGCGATTGGATTAGAACACAATGAAGAAAAATCTGTCATGCAATCCTCTGGTTCATTTTATAGTATTCAAGCAGTGGACGTTCAAACAGTAAAGGAGTTGTATCAATCATAA
- a CDS encoding alpha/beta hydrolase: protein MAFFEIEYHSTVLEMERRVNVIYPDADAVAPNQVTDTDIPVLYLLHGMGGNENSWRKRTNIERLLRHTNLIVIMPSTDLAWYINTAYGLNYYDALAKELPEIMQRFFPNMSRKREKTFIAGLSMGGYGAYKIALMTDRFSYAGSFSGAIGIGLDDIDMEELPGGNLSYWQGVFGDLKAAGVEKHFLTTMAKKSDKRTKFYTWCGEQDFLYQANEIAVKKLRECGLDITYHHAPGKHEWYYWEKQLEEFLKWLPIGFEVEERLS from the coding sequence ATGGCATTTTTTGAAATAGAGTATCACTCAACAGTACTAGAAATGGAGCGTCGTGTCAATGTCATCTATCCTGATGCAGATGCAGTAGCTCCTAATCAGGTGACAGACACTGATATTCCCGTTCTTTACCTTTTGCATGGAATGGGCGGCAATGAAAATTCGTGGCGAAAGCGGACCAATATTGAGCGTTTATTGCGCCATACAAATTTAATTGTCATTATGCCGTCAACAGATCTTGCCTGGTACATTAATACTGCTTATGGTTTGAACTATTACGATGCATTAGCAAAAGAATTACCTGAAATCATGCAACGGTTCTTTCCAAATATGAGCCGGAAACGTGAAAAAACATTTATTGCTGGCTTATCTATGGGAGGTTACGGGGCTTATAAAATTGCTTTGATGACGGATCGATTCTCTTATGCGGGGTCATTTTCTGGGGCAATCGGGATAGGCCTTGATGATATAGATATGGAAGAATTACCTGGTGGGAACCTCAGCTATTGGCAAGGTGTGTTTGGTGATTTGAAAGCAGCTGGTGTTGAGAAGCATTTCTTAACAACGATGGCAAAGAAGTCAGATAAAAGAACTAAATTCTATACTTGGTGTGGAGAGCAAGATTTTCTCTATCAAGCAAATGAAATAGCCGTCAAAAAATTACGCGAGTGTGGTTTAGATATTACGTATCATCATGCTCCAGGGAAACACGAGTGGTATTATTGGGAAAAGCAGTTAGAAGAATTTCTTAAATGGTTGCCAATTGGTTTTGAAGTAGAGGAACGCCTATCCTAA
- a CDS encoding ribonuclease J, with amino-acid sequence MSNIKLIALGGVRENGKNLYIAEVDESIFILDVGLKYPENEQLGVDFVIPNMDYLFENKDRIAGVFLTHGHADAIGALPYLLAETKVPVFGSELTIELAKLFVKGNDTVKKFNDFHVIDEDTEIDFGGTIVSFFKTTHSIPESLGIVLKTSEGNIVYTGDFKFDQTASQSYATDFARLAEIGREGVLALLSDSANADSSIQVASESEVGKEITDTIGDWNGRVIVAAVASNLSRIQQVFEAAAKTGRRVVLTGFDIENIVRTAIRLKKLSLVDERLLIKPKEMSKFEDHELIILETGRMGEPINGLRKMSIGRHRYVEIKEGDLIYIVTTPSIAKEALVARVENMIYQAGGVVKLITQDLRVSGHGNERDLQLMLNLLQPKFLFPIQGEYRELAAHAKAAMAVGMLPENIFIPKRGSIMEYEKGDFLLAGAVPAGDVMIDGNAIGDVGNIVLRDRKVLSEDGIFIVAITVNRRDKKIISKAKVHTRGFVYVKKSRDILRESADLINNTVEDYLAKDNFDWGELKGAVRDSLAKYLFEQTKRRPAILPVVMEVR; translated from the coding sequence ATGAGCAATATTAAATTGATTGCTTTGGGCGGTGTACGTGAAAATGGAAAAAATCTTTACATCGCTGAAGTGGATGAATCTATTTTTATCCTTGATGTCGGACTAAAGTATCCGGAAAATGAACAGCTTGGTGTGGACTTTGTCATTCCAAATATGGACTATTTATTTGAAAATAAGGACCGCATTGCAGGGGTCTTTTTGACACACGGACATGCAGATGCGATTGGTGCTCTGCCTTATTTGTTGGCGGAAACAAAGGTACCTGTGTTTGGATCGGAATTAACGATTGAACTGGCTAAGCTATTTGTCAAAGGAAATGATACGGTTAAAAAATTCAATGATTTTCATGTGATTGATGAAGATACAGAGATTGACTTTGGAGGTACCATTGTATCTTTCTTTAAAACAACGCACTCCATTCCAGAGAGTCTAGGGATTGTCTTAAAAACGTCTGAAGGAAATATTGTTTATACGGGTGATTTTAAGTTTGACCAAACGGCTAGTCAGTCTTATGCAACAGATTTTGCGCGTTTAGCAGAAATTGGTCGAGAAGGCGTTCTAGCTCTTCTTAGTGATTCTGCAAATGCAGATAGTAGTATTCAAGTGGCAAGTGAAAGTGAAGTCGGCAAAGAAATCACCGATACGATTGGTGATTGGAATGGACGCGTCATAGTTGCAGCAGTTGCAAGTAATCTCTCGCGTATTCAACAGGTTTTTGAAGCCGCTGCTAAGACAGGTCGTCGTGTTGTGCTGACTGGGTTTGACATTGAAAATATCGTTCGGACGGCTATTCGCTTGAAGAAATTATCGCTTGTAGATGAGCGTTTGCTGATTAAACCTAAAGAAATGTCTAAATTTGAAGATCATGAATTGATCATTTTGGAAACTGGTCGAATGGGTGAGCCTATCAATGGCTTGCGCAAAATGTCTATTGGTCGTCACCGCTATGTAGAAATCAAAGAAGGTGATTTGATTTACATTGTTACAACACCGTCTATCGCAAAAGAGGCCTTGGTAGCGCGCGTAGAAAATATGATTTATCAAGCTGGTGGTGTTGTTAAATTGATTACGCAAGATTTGCGGGTGTCTGGTCATGGAAATGAGCGCGATTTGCAACTGATGTTAAATCTCTTGCAACCAAAATTCTTGTTCCCAATTCAAGGAGAATATCGTGAATTAGCAGCGCATGCTAAAGCTGCAATGGCTGTTGGAATGCTGCCAGAAAACATTTTTATTCCAAAACGCGGTAGCATTATGGAATATGAAAAAGGAGATTTCTTGCTTGCTGGTGCAGTCCCTGCTGGCGATGTCATGATTGACGGAAATGCGATTGGTGATGTAGGGAATATCGTTCTTCGTGACCGCAAAGTTCTGTCTGAAGATGGTATCTTTATCGTAGCTATTACAGTGAACCGTCGTGACAAGAAGATTATTTCAAAAGCAAAAGTTCACACGCGTGGATTTGTTTATGTCAAGAAAAGTCGTGATATTTTACGTGAAAGTGCTGATTTAATCAATAATACAGTTGAAGATTACCTTGCGAAAGATAATTTTGACTGGGGTGAATTGAAGGGGGCTGTACGTGACAGTCTTGCGAAATACCTCTTTGAGCAAACCAAACGTCGTCCAGCCATTTTACCCGTTGTAATGGAAGTACGTTAA